In Rhodopirellula islandica, a single window of DNA contains:
- a CDS encoding type II secretion system F family protein — protein MPTFQYTARDMTGKSVQGTLEAGSQREATSQLTGRDLFPTKITEQTSGSAFAIFGTKRKKVKGQIMATFYGQMASLLRSGVPMIRSLTILGEQSSTPVLGEVLAEIRGRVEDGEPIGDTMARYPGVFSDMAVNMVRAGTEGGFLEDALDRVGVFTELQEDLKGRTVSAMAYPVFLFTIGSVVISALLVFFVPKFDMLFDRLRQKGEMPAMTEALLGFSNFLQGYGWILIVVAVGLIIFIRQQLQTDRGQDLFDKIKLKVPVLGDILMNLSVARFCRVLGTLLANGVPILKSLDISRTATGNRLLSRSIADASENIRSGESLAKPLRQSGYFPISVVEMISVGEESNSLDRVLPEIADSLEKRTFRRLDLFVRLLEPIMLLVMAILVLGVVMALLVPVLKSSTSL, from the coding sequence ATGCCAACGTTTCAATACACCGCCCGAGACATGACTGGAAAGAGCGTCCAAGGAACGCTCGAGGCCGGGTCGCAGCGTGAAGCGACGTCGCAACTGACTGGACGTGATTTGTTCCCAACCAAAATCACGGAACAAACCTCCGGTTCCGCGTTTGCGATCTTTGGAACCAAACGCAAGAAGGTCAAAGGTCAAATCATGGCCACCTTCTACGGCCAAATGGCGTCGTTGCTGCGAAGTGGCGTGCCAATGATTCGGTCGCTCACGATTCTTGGTGAGCAATCCAGCACGCCGGTCCTCGGGGAAGTCTTGGCCGAAATTCGAGGTCGGGTCGAGGACGGCGAACCCATCGGTGACACCATGGCTCGCTATCCCGGCGTGTTCAGCGACATGGCCGTCAACATGGTGCGTGCCGGGACCGAAGGTGGTTTTCTAGAAGACGCCTTGGACCGCGTTGGCGTTTTCACCGAACTGCAAGAAGACCTCAAGGGACGCACGGTCAGCGCGATGGCGTACCCTGTGTTCTTGTTCACGATCGGAAGTGTTGTGATCTCGGCCTTGCTGGTTTTCTTCGTGCCCAAGTTCGACATGCTGTTTGATCGATTGCGGCAAAAGGGCGAGATGCCTGCCATGACAGAGGCCTTGCTGGGCTTCAGCAACTTCCTCCAGGGATACGGATGGATCCTGATTGTGGTGGCAGTGGGATTGATCATCTTTATTCGCCAGCAACTGCAGACCGATCGCGGGCAAGACTTGTTTGACAAGATCAAACTGAAGGTCCCCGTCCTGGGTGACATTCTCATGAATCTTTCCGTCGCTCGGTTCTGCCGGGTGTTGGGAACCTTGCTGGCCAACGGCGTGCCGATTCTGAAATCGTTGGATATCAGTCGGACCGCAACCGGCAATCGCTTGCTCAGTCGATCGATCGCGGACGCCAGTGAAAACATTCGCAGCGGTGAAAGCCTCGCGAAACCACTCCGCCAGTCGGGATACTTTCCGATTTCGGTGGTGGAGATGATCAGCGTGGGTGAAGAGAGCAACTCGTTGGACCGAGTGCTGCCTGAAATCGCAGACTCCCTGGAAAAGCGAACGTTCCGGCGTCTGGACTTGTTCGTGCGATTGCTCGAGCCGATCATGTTGCTGGTGATGGCAATTCTGGTTCTCGGTGTCGTGATGGCATTGCTCGTGCCTGTCCTCAAGAGCAGCACCAGCCTCTAA
- a CDS encoding GspE/PulE family protein: MIMHAGEILQRRGLLTSQQLEQSRNGDPQSVVDNAVTLGYVSARDALSAIADEVGLEFRDLRTSEIDLSALEGFPQKLIYRHSMFPIGWEDGALLVATADPFDLYPLDEACATTGKTVVPVVAERAEISRLVKKHLGVGSETVEGLVAAAGDDEIELLEGIETDGSELSEMAQEASVVRLVNEILIEAVDSRASDIHIESQSDGLVIRYRIDGILHPQPVPPEINRFQAAMISRLKIMARLNIAEKRLPQDGRIKLRVHGREVDIRLSVIPMIHGEGLVMRVLDKSSMVFDLQGLGMSKEIYDRFSQLIKLPHGIVLVTGPTGSGKTTTLYSSLLEIRSPENKIITTEDPVEYQLDGINQIQVHSKIGLTFAASLRSILRHDPDIVLVGEIRDLETAENATQASLTGHMVFSTLHTNDAAGAFTRMVDMGVEPFLVAGTVEAVMAQRLLRRLCQHCKESFIPEQDDLPKDFPWDEIAGKEIFRSVGCRECRNVGYSGRLGIYELLVSSEQIREMAQNRASSWDIRRQAVKEGMRTLRMDAWDKVVAGVTSVDEVLRVTKGEAL; the protein is encoded by the coding sequence ATGATCATGCATGCTGGCGAGATTCTGCAACGACGCGGACTGCTGACGTCCCAGCAATTGGAGCAAAGCCGCAACGGCGACCCTCAGTCGGTCGTCGACAATGCGGTCACATTGGGATACGTCTCGGCGCGAGATGCCTTGTCGGCGATTGCTGATGAGGTTGGGCTGGAATTTCGCGACCTGCGAACATCGGAAATCGATCTGTCTGCCCTCGAGGGCTTTCCACAGAAACTGATCTATCGCCATTCCATGTTCCCAATTGGTTGGGAAGACGGGGCGTTGCTGGTTGCGACCGCCGACCCGTTTGACCTGTACCCGCTGGATGAAGCCTGCGCGACGACTGGCAAAACGGTGGTTCCCGTTGTTGCCGAGCGTGCCGAAATCAGCCGTTTGGTGAAGAAACACCTCGGTGTCGGTAGTGAAACGGTGGAAGGCTTGGTCGCAGCCGCCGGCGATGATGAAATCGAATTGCTCGAAGGCATCGAAACCGATGGCAGTGAACTCTCCGAAATGGCTCAAGAAGCCTCGGTTGTTCGGCTGGTCAACGAGATTCTGATTGAAGCCGTTGATTCGCGTGCCAGTGACATTCACATCGAATCGCAGTCGGATGGGCTGGTGATTCGGTACCGGATCGACGGGATCTTGCACCCTCAACCTGTGCCACCCGAAATCAACCGTTTCCAAGCCGCGATGATCAGCCGCTTGAAGATCATGGCCCGGTTGAACATCGCGGAGAAGCGACTGCCACAAGACGGCCGGATCAAACTCCGTGTGCACGGCCGCGAGGTCGACATTCGTCTCAGCGTGATCCCCATGATCCACGGTGAAGGCCTGGTCATGCGTGTCCTCGACAAATCGTCGATGGTGTTTGATCTGCAGGGACTGGGGATGTCCAAGGAAATCTACGATCGGTTCAGCCAGCTGATCAAATTGCCACACGGCATCGTGTTGGTCACCGGACCGACCGGGAGTGGTAAAACGACGACGCTGTACAGCAGTTTGTTGGAGATCCGCAGCCCCGAAAACAAAATCATCACGACGGAAGATCCCGTTGAGTATCAGCTCGATGGCATCAACCAGATCCAGGTTCACTCCAAGATCGGATTGACCTTCGCTGCTTCGCTTCGAAGCATTCTGCGTCACGACCCGGACATCGTGCTGGTCGGCGAAATTCGCGACTTGGAAACGGCAGAGAATGCCACCCAGGCATCGCTGACAGGTCACATGGTGTTCAGCACCTTGCACACCAACGATGCCGCTGGTGCGTTCACGCGGATGGTCGACATGGGCGTGGAACCGTTCTTGGTCGCAGGGACGGTGGAGGCCGTGATGGCTCAGCGACTGCTTCGACGTTTGTGCCAGCACTGCAAGGAGTCATTCATTCCCGAACAAGACGATTTGCCCAAGGATTTTCCTTGGGATGAGATCGCAGGCAAAGAGATCTTTCGCAGCGTCGGTTGTCGGGAGTGCCGCAATGTTGGTTACTCCGGTCGTTTGGGGATCTACGAACTGCTCGTCAGCAGCGAGCAAATTCGCGAGATGGCTCAGAACCGTGCCAGCAGCTGGGACATCCGTCGACAAGCTGTCAAGGAAGGCATGCGAACGCTTCGGATGGATGCCTGGGACAAAGTCGTCGCCGGCGTGACCAGCGTTGACGAAGTCCTTCGTGTTACCAAGGGCGAGGCTCTCTAG
- a CDS encoding secretin N-terminal domain-containing protein has translation MNRIVPNATQAANALSSRSSDSSGRNPSPIDIALSQAGRKRSHWKQLAIRGVAVAGILVLASGSAVAQDASVDVPAGPITSAPATTVPSADKELSFNFSGAPWSDVLRWFSEQADLSLQMDGSPAGTVNFSDPTQTYSVGEGLDLINRLLLDRGWAVVRRGRMLLLVDLEAENAEKLISEMAELVTPDTFDQRGNSDIVRCVFPLGGLSPEEAREELAQIIGPWGRINVLAGARQVVVTETVGKLRTIESVLSAAEEAQSSVVEITLQHRAAEEILEVARPLVGLEPGVNLGDDLRISVSLYGDRVFATGSPAKLSLLKSIFTKADKAMPGSEDAEEVEIIKPVLKTHAVASANMQTAFDVLQTMLAGTPETRIALDTKRGVIVASARPETQALIAETIAELEGDGDNFAIINLRRLEPANALLTINKFFGVTEAGGQGPTVDGDPETGRLWVRGTTAQIETVKRLIDELENDPLAGGLGENVRVLPMTGSSANQTLRQLESLWPMTGRENRLRVIVPTSSEDEQLQEGGRDTQPIGQPRQRVLDQEASWNRRDSRADDQYLVRAFDDFDVNASSGADPSELDSEAAVAGPTLLQDEFANPNAGAEIVVQMTPAGLVIASKDSEALDAFEQLLSSISTSSGMASDLPTIFRLKYIKAEVASELVASVLGGSESSSGSLTESVMGGLGGGMLGGLLGMGGGGGEEVSSSRSILTSRGSVNIVADGHLNSLIVQASPADLEFIRLVIREIDQEESPELVRTVPQPRLIPVIYQEASDVATLVKAVFAEKMFQEQSAGGGGGRQSSPEDIINALRGGGRGGRGGGGGGTAEKAKSEPTKIIVAVDERSNSLVVTATPQDFQQVQELVEILDQQGMEQEEQTVVMPIAGGVRAEVLQQALESMLGVKATTATSTSGSSSSGASGSAPTGSSAEDVQRRIEFFRSRFGGGGGAAGGTGGRGGDAGRGGTGLGGGGGGDTGRGGRGGQTGGGRGR, from the coding sequence ATGAATCGAATTGTTCCCAACGCGACGCAAGCCGCGAACGCTTTGTCTTCCCGAAGTTCCGATTCCAGTGGACGGAACCCTTCGCCGATCGACATCGCCCTTAGTCAAGCCGGTCGCAAGCGATCTCACTGGAAGCAGCTCGCAATCCGAGGGGTGGCTGTGGCCGGGATCTTGGTGCTGGCATCCGGTTCGGCCGTAGCACAGGACGCCAGCGTTGACGTCCCCGCTGGCCCGATCACATCGGCTCCGGCAACCACGGTTCCCAGCGCCGACAAGGAATTGAGCTTCAATTTCTCGGGGGCACCGTGGTCGGATGTGCTTCGCTGGTTCTCCGAACAAGCTGATTTGTCCTTGCAAATGGACGGGTCGCCGGCTGGGACGGTCAACTTCAGTGACCCCACTCAAACCTATTCCGTCGGGGAAGGTCTGGACCTGATCAATCGTCTGCTGCTGGACCGAGGATGGGCCGTGGTTCGCCGAGGACGCATGCTGCTGCTCGTTGACCTCGAAGCAGAAAACGCAGAGAAGCTGATCAGCGAAATGGCCGAATTGGTCACTCCCGATACATTCGATCAACGCGGCAACAGCGACATCGTTCGCTGTGTCTTCCCCCTCGGCGGATTGTCGCCCGAGGAAGCTCGTGAAGAGCTGGCGCAGATCATTGGTCCATGGGGACGAATCAACGTTCTCGCCGGAGCACGCCAAGTCGTCGTGACCGAGACCGTTGGGAAGCTAAGAACCATTGAGTCCGTGTTGTCCGCGGCGGAGGAAGCTCAGTCCAGCGTGGTTGAAATCACGCTCCAACACCGCGCCGCAGAAGAAATTCTCGAAGTCGCTCGTCCGTTGGTTGGATTGGAACCCGGCGTGAACCTCGGTGATGACCTTCGCATTTCGGTGTCGCTGTACGGCGACCGAGTCTTTGCGACTGGCTCACCCGCCAAGTTGTCGCTGCTGAAAAGCATCTTCACCAAAGCCGACAAGGCGATGCCGGGCAGCGAAGACGCGGAAGAGGTCGAAATCATCAAACCAGTGTTGAAGACCCACGCGGTCGCTTCGGCCAACATGCAAACCGCGTTTGATGTGCTGCAAACCATGTTGGCTGGGACGCCCGAGACTCGCATCGCGTTGGATACCAAACGCGGTGTGATTGTCGCTTCCGCTCGTCCGGAAACTCAGGCTCTGATCGCCGAAACAATCGCGGAACTGGAAGGTGATGGCGACAACTTCGCCATCATCAATCTGCGTCGGTTGGAACCAGCCAACGCATTGCTGACAATCAATAAATTCTTCGGCGTCACCGAGGCTGGCGGGCAAGGTCCCACCGTCGACGGCGATCCGGAAACAGGACGGCTCTGGGTTCGTGGAACGACAGCCCAAATCGAAACTGTGAAACGGCTGATTGATGAACTGGAAAACGATCCACTGGCAGGCGGCTTGGGTGAAAACGTTCGCGTTCTGCCAATGACGGGATCGTCGGCCAATCAAACGTTGCGGCAACTGGAAAGTTTGTGGCCAATGACCGGGCGTGAGAATCGCTTGCGAGTGATCGTGCCGACCTCTTCGGAGGACGAACAGCTGCAAGAAGGGGGCCGAGACACACAACCCATCGGCCAACCGAGGCAACGTGTTCTGGATCAAGAGGCGTCCTGGAATCGCCGGGATTCCCGTGCGGATGACCAATACTTGGTTCGTGCATTTGACGATTTCGACGTCAACGCATCGTCCGGTGCGGATCCTTCTGAGCTGGATTCCGAAGCAGCGGTCGCTGGTCCCACCTTGTTGCAAGACGAGTTCGCGAATCCAAACGCCGGTGCTGAGATTGTTGTGCAAATGACTCCCGCGGGTTTGGTCATTGCATCCAAAGACAGCGAAGCTCTCGATGCCTTTGAACAGTTGCTCAGTTCCATCAGCACATCGTCAGGAATGGCGAGCGATCTGCCGACCATCTTCCGTTTAAAATACATCAAAGCCGAAGTGGCTTCGGAATTGGTTGCCAGCGTGCTCGGCGGCTCAGAATCCTCCTCCGGATCTCTCACCGAGTCGGTGATGGGTGGTCTCGGCGGTGGGATGCTCGGCGGTTTGCTGGGAATGGGCGGCGGTGGAGGCGAAGAGGTCTCCAGCAGTCGTTCGATTTTGACCAGTCGCGGCAGCGTCAACATTGTCGCCGATGGGCACCTGAATTCGCTGATCGTCCAGGCCAGTCCGGCGGACTTGGAATTCATCCGCTTGGTCATTCGAGAAATTGATCAAGAAGAAAGTCCGGAGTTGGTTCGCACGGTGCCACAACCCAGGTTGATTCCTGTGATCTATCAAGAAGCATCGGATGTCGCGACGCTTGTGAAGGCCGTGTTCGCTGAGAAAATGTTTCAAGAGCAAAGCGCCGGAGGTGGCGGTGGCCGTCAATCTTCACCGGAAGACATCATCAACGCACTGCGTGGCGGTGGGCGCGGAGGACGAGGAGGCGGCGGTGGCGGAACAGCCGAGAAAGCCAAGAGCGAACCGACAAAAATCATTGTCGCCGTGGACGAACGCAGCAACTCTTTGGTCGTGACGGCCACACCGCAAGATTTCCAACAGGTTCAGGAACTCGTTGAGATCTTGGATCAACAAGGGATGGAACAAGAAGAACAAACGGTGGTGATGCCAATCGCAGGTGGTGTCCGCGCAGAAGTGTTACAACAAGCGTTGGAGTCCATGCTGGGTGTGAAAGCCACCACAGCAACCTCAACCTCAGGAAGTTCCAGCAGTGGAGCTTCGGGGTCTGCACCAACTGGCTCGTCAGCCGAAGATGTTCAGCGGCGAATTGAGTTCTTCCGATCGCGATTTGGCGGCGGAGGAGGAGCTGCTGGAGGCACCGGGGGACGCGGAGGTGATGCAGGCCGCGGTGGAACGGGACTCGGAGGCGGAGGAGGAGGTGACACAGGTCGCGGTGGTCGCGGCGGACAAACAGGCGGAGGAAGAGGAAGATGA